A region of uncultured Draconibacterium sp. DNA encodes the following proteins:
- a CDS encoding FISUMP domain-containing protein: protein MKCNFLKRISPLVLLSVVCIVLSFSCSKEEAEPVLEYGTVTDIDGNSYKTIQIGDQVWMAENLKTTTYNDGTPINEISNDSLWRIDTLGAYCWYENDISNAEHNGALYNWYALETQKLCPVGWHVPTEDEWRELLHAVGGIGCEELSTSGWNYQSMQSQGQNYQGILNGRRDKRYQHQMDYAELGEAGYFWLDLEYAEKAACGAAIRLHTESWGTQFKNLGFSFRCLKD, encoded by the coding sequence ATGAAATGTAACTTTCTAAAAAGAATCAGTCCATTAGTTTTATTATCAGTTGTTTGCATAGTGTTAAGTTTTAGTTGCTCGAAAGAAGAAGCTGAACCGGTATTGGAATATGGGACTGTAACTGATATTGATGGTAACAGCTACAAAACAATTCAAATTGGAGATCAGGTTTGGATGGCAGAAAATCTAAAAACCACTACTTATAACGATGGAACACCAATCAACGAAATTTCAAATGATAGTTTATGGCGAATTGATACACTTGGAGCTTATTGCTGGTATGAGAATGATATTTCAAACGCAGAGCATAATGGCGCTTTATATAACTGGTACGCGTTAGAAACACAGAAACTTTGCCCTGTTGGTTGGCATGTTCCAACTGAAGATGAATGGCGTGAGCTTCTTCACGCTGTTGGTGGAATTGGATGTGAGGAATTGAGTACAAGTGGATGGAATTATCAGAGTATGCAAAGTCAGGGGCAAAATTATCAGGGGATTCTTAATGGGAGAAGAGATAAGAGGTATCAGCATCAAATGGATTATGCAGAATTAGGCGAAGCAGGTTACTTTTGGCTTGATCTGGAGTATGCAGAGAAGGCGGCATGTGGCGCAGCTATTCGTTTACATACTGAATCATGGGGGACACAGTTTAAAAATTTGGGGTTTAGTTTTCGTTGTTTAAAAGACTAA